In Carya illinoinensis cultivar Pawnee chromosome 7, C.illinoinensisPawnee_v1, whole genome shotgun sequence, the following are encoded in one genomic region:
- the LOC122316267 gene encoding uncharacterized protein LOC122316267, producing MSRPLFLHIQAAIEAHEPYFVQRRDNSGRLGFSSLQKITAALRMLAYGVTADFIDEYLKIGETTALRILKMFVKTVVSIFSEEYLRKLNNDDIVILLAVGEKCGFSSMLGSIDCMHWKWKNCPTAWHGRTPTVNYTINGHNYAIYPQWATFVKTILAPQGNKKKYLATPQESARKNVERAFGVLQARFAIIRGPAQFFHIETLNEIKMARIILHNMIIEDERADNGEEKFEYEQLPKTTHDLVLTGSTLEFSQFIQRHHALRDRRIHSQLQTDLIEHLWQQYSVA from the exons ATGAGTCGTCCTCTATTTCTTCATATCCAAGCTGCAATAGAAGCCCATGAACCTTATTTTGTCCAAAGACGAGATAATTCTGGAAGGCTTGGTTTTTCTTCCCTTCAAAAAATAACAGCTGCTCTACGGATGCTTGCATATGGTGTCACAGCTGATTTTATAGATGAATATTTGAAGATTGGAGAGACTACTGCATTAAGAATCCTAAAGATGTTTGTCAAAActgttgtttcaattttttctgaAGAGTACTTAAGAAAACTAAACAATGATGACATTGTTATATTACTCGCAGTTGGTGAGAAATGTGGATTTTCAAGTATGTTAGGGAGCATCGATTGtatgcattggaagtggaagAACTGCCCAACTGCTTGGCATG GGCGTACTCCGACTGTTAATTACACTATTAATGGTCATAACTATGCAATTTATCCGCAATGGGCAACATTTGTTAAAACTATCTTAGCTCCAcaaggaaacaagaaaaaatatttggcTACACCCCAAGAGTCCGCAAGAAAGAATGTGGAGCGTGCTTTTGGTGTGCTTCAAGCACGATTTGCTATAATTCGTGGACCTGCACAGTTTTTCCACATTGAAACACTCAATGAAATTAAGATGGCAcgcataattttacataatatgatcattgaagatgaaCGGGCTGACAATGGAGAAGAAAAGTTTGAATATGAACAGTTGCCAAAAACTACACATGATCTAGTGTTAACCGGCTCTACACTTGAATTTAGCCAGTTCATTCAACGTCATCATGCTCTTAGGGATAGAAGAATTCATTCTCAACTCCAAACAGATCTCATCGAGCACTTATGGCAACAATATAGTGTCGCATAA